AAGCCGTAGTCGACCAGCGTCGTCTTGCGCGACTTGTCGCCGAGGTACATGCCGCCGATCTGCGGAATCGTCTGGTGCGACTCGTCGATGAAGGTGATGAAGTCGTCCGGGAAGTAATCGATCAGTGTGTGTGGCGGTGTGCCCGCGGCCCGGCCTTCGAACACGCGGGAATAGTTCTCAATGCCGGACGTGAACCCGGTCTCCTTGAGCATCTCGAGGTCGTAGAGCGTGCGCTGACGCAGGCGGTGGGCCTCGAGCTCCTTTCCTTCGGACTCGAGCTCTTCGAGCCGTTCATCGAGTTCCGTCCGGATGTCCTGGAGCGTCCGCTCCATCGAATCCTCTTCGGTGACGTAATGCGTCGCCGGCCAGATCGAGGCGTGGTCGAGTACGTCGAGCACCTCGCCGGTCAGCACGTCGAAGTGCTGGATGCCTTCGATTTCGTCGCCGAAAAGCGTGATCCGGAAGGCGGTCTCGGCCCAGGACGGCATGATCTCGAGCACTTCTCCGCGCACCCGGAAGGAGCCGCGGGTCAGGGTGTTGTCGTTCCGCTCGTATTGCAGACGGACCAGCTTCCGCAGGACCGCGTCCCGGTCGATCGTCTCCCCCACCTTGAAAAGCTCCATCTTGTCCCGGTAGAGCGCCGGCGAGCCGATCCCGTAGATACAGGAGACCGAGGCGACGATGATCACGTCGCGCCGCGCGATCAGCGAGGCCGTCGCGGCGTGGCGCAGGCGGTCGATCTCGTCGTTGATCGACGAGTCCTTCTCGATGTAGAGGTCCTGCGCCGGAACGTACGCCTCCGGCTGGTAGTAGTCGTAATACGAGACGAAGTACTCGACCACATTGTTCGGGAAGTACGCCCGGAATTCGTTGCAGAGCTGGGCGGCCAGGGTCTTGTTGTGGGCGATGACCAGGGTCGGCCGCTGGGTCTCGTTGATCACGCCGGCCATCGTGAATGTCTTGCCGGTGCCGGTGGCGCCGAGCAGGGTCTGGATGCGCTCACCGGTCTCGACGCCGTCGGTCAGCGCTGCGATCGCCGCCGGCTGGTCGGCCATCGGCGAGTAGGTGGAGTTCAATTCGAAATCGGGCACCCGCTCACCTTAACAAGCACGCTACGCGGGTCCGTGGGCATCACCTACGCTGCCCCGATGAAAGCCCTCCGCTACTTCATCGGCGCCTTCTTCATCTTTGCGGGAGTCATGCACTTCATCAAGCCGCACTCTTACGCGGCGATCATGCCCGACTGGATCCCGGCGCACGACGAAGCGGTGGCGGTCAGCGGCATCGCCGAAATCGCCGGCGGCGCGGCGCTCTTTCCCGACCGCACGGCCCGTTTCGGCGGCTGGTGGCTGATCGCCCTTTTGGTTGCGGTCTTCCCGGTCAACATCCACATGGCGATCAACCCGGACCAGGTCAAAGGTCTCGACGTGCCGCAGTGGCTCCTCTGGCTGCGCCTGCCGCTCCAGCCGCTGTTGATCTGGCTGACCTGGCTCACAACGAAGCCGAGTACCAACGATTAAGGGTTGACCAGCTGGTTCAAACCCTGCTCGGCCCGCTTCTGAAGGTCGTCCGGCAGGTTCCGCTCGATTTCGGGCGGCAGCTGGTCCCTGATGCCCTTCTCGATCTGGTTGCCGAGTTCGTCGGGGATCAGATCCCGGGTTTCACCTGTGTCACCGGTCGTGCCTGTCGTCCCATCGCTGTCGCCACCGAATGAATCGACCGCGCCTTCGATGAGGCCGCCGAGGTCGCTTGTGTCCTGGCCGTCGAAGATCTCCGAGGCGTCCTGGATCAGGGCGATCATCTGATCCACCGGCATGAACCTGACCGCCGCCCTGAGACCCGTCACTGCCAGGCCGTCGATCACGCCGGCGTTTTCAGCGTCATCGATTGCGCGATTCAGTCCCGCTCGGACCGCCTCTTCGATCTCCGCGTCGGAAAGGTCCTGCTCATCCATGAAAGCCTGACGGCTGGCATCGTCCGCAAGCGCGCGGGTCAGCTCTTCACGGCTGACTCCGAGATCACAGGCCGCGCCGTCGGTCGCCGAGAGCGCAAACTGCTGCGCGGCTTCTTCGAGGTTGCCGGGGTCGGTCCACTCACGCGAGTCGCAGGGATCAGCGGCACCGGAAGGCTTGTAGTCGGTGCCACCGGCGGCGATGTAAACCCCGACCAGGATCAGGGCGGCCAGGATCGAAGCCGCCAGCATGGCGATCCCGCGCTGGCGCGACTCGTCGTTGGGCGGTGAATCGTCCCTCATCTCCTCGGTCTCGCCCGTGTCCGGCTCGAGGTGGCTGGTCGGTTCTTCGTCGTCCTCGCCCAGGACTTCGGTCGGATCGTCCGGAAGGGAGCTCAAAGTTCGAGCCTCCTGGTCAGCCCGATCGGGATCAGGGCCAGCAGGGCAAACAGCGCCGAAAGCAGGAAGGAAGCCGAGAAGGCGTGCGTCGCGGCCCGGTCGAGCTGATCTTCCAGTGCGGAACGCACGCTTTCATAAGCGTCACGCTGCCCGGGATCGTCGGGCAGGGGCTCGAAGGCCGGACTGACGTCGGGCACGCGCTCGCCCTGGCGGTCGACCTCATCCGCGATGCGCACCGCGAGGGCGATCTTGTCGGTCGGATCGATCGGCGCGCCCAGGACGATCGCGGTGCCGGCGTTGAGCGCGTCGGTCCGCTGGGTCTCGAGCTGGCTGGTGAAGATCGGGGTCAGGATCAGCAGGCCGATCACGACGCCGGCGTGGCGGGCGGCGATCGTCCAGCCGCCGTGGACGGCGGCCGCGGAACGGCCGCTGAGGGCGGCTTCGGTCAGCGCTGAAAGCACGAGCGAGAGACCGATGCCGGCCAGGATCTGAGGCGGGATCACCCAGATGATCTCGGCCTTCGGCAGCAATCCGAGAGCGGCGAGCCCGCCGCCGAGCAGGATCGCGCCGGACGCGGCCCGCAGCCTGACCGACTCGATCGATCCGCCGATCCGCGACCCGAACAGAGCCGAGATCGGCAGCACCGTCACCACCGCCGCCGCTG
This DNA window, taken from Thermoleophilia bacterium, encodes the following:
- the uvrB gene encoding excinuclease ABC subunit UvrB is translated as MPDFELNSTYSPMADQPAAIAALTDGVETGERIQTLLGATGTGKTFTMAGVINETQRPTLVIAHNKTLAAQLCNEFRAYFPNNVVEYFVSYYDYYQPEAYVPAQDLYIEKDSSINDEIDRLRHAATASLIARRDVIIVASVSCIYGIGSPALYRDKMELFKVGETIDRDAVLRKLVRLQYERNDNTLTRGSFRVRGEVLEIMPSWAETAFRITLFGDEIEGIQHFDVLTGEVLDVLDHASIWPATHYVTEEDSMERTLQDIRTELDERLEELESEGKELEAHRLRQRTLYDLEMLKETGFTSGIENYSRVFEGRAAGTPPHTLIDYFPDDFITFIDESHQTIPQIGGMYLGDKSRKTTLVDYGFRLPSAIDNRPLRFDEFLERTNQLILVSATPGQYERTEATRVVEQIVRPTGIVDPEIEVRPTQNQIDDLMDEIKLRSDVQERTLVTTLTKKMAEDLTNYLLEHGVRVRYLHSDIDTLERIQIIRELRLGEYDVLVGVNLLREGLDMPEVSLVAILDADKEGFLRGETSLIQTIGRAARNTEGRVLMYADRETDSMKAAISETDRRRAIQVAYNERNNITPTTIRKAIAESGSLLAIEDRAPAKRRRRGDDEDFDGPEDLEKTIVSLEEEMNEAAEDLRFEQAARIRDELRELKRDLEGMQAGA
- a CDS encoding DoxX family membrane protein, with product MKALRYFIGAFFIFAGVMHFIKPHSYAAIMPDWIPAHDEAVAVSGIAEIAGGAALFPDRTARFGGWWLIALLVAVFPVNIHMAINPDQVKGLDVPQWLLWLRLPLQPLLIWLTWLTTKPSTND
- a CDS encoding MFS transporter; the protein is AGGAVAVTAALELLGTTLGSDRKAVATWVGAGAVGAAIGPGLGGLLTELVSWQSIFLIQVPIAIIAGVPLREIIIEETREWKIPQVPKSVTDRPHLPANIALGLVSAAIAATLFLIVLMLIEGWLLSPIAAAAVVTVLPISALFGSRIGGSIESVRLRAASGAILLGGGLAALGLLPKAEIIWVIPPQILAGIGLSLVLSALTEAALSGRSAAAVHGGWTIAARHAGVVIGLLILTPIFTSQLETQRTDALNAGTAIVLGAPIDPTDKIALAVRIADEVDRQGERVPDVSPAFEPLPDDPGQRDAYESVRSALEDQLDRAATHAFSASFLLSALFALLALIPIGLTRRLEL